From one Pedobacter faecalis genomic stretch:
- a CDS encoding sugar transferase, producing MIQTEANLSSAANKSIKLLLSAPSFAGELLPQLQASFDVHLEANIEGVDNYLKDQSLYSLPDVILLEVADPAACFNYVGKLKENLLLRGLVIILLANKPDKALRAQAMQLRVNDLYYAPIPVKDLCERIFFLVKFKLIKPQLSDLSNIDYTYKMPFQKRLFDIVASGLALLILSPLLLLVGVIVALESKGPVIFKSKRVGTGYKVFDFYKFRSMRQGASDELKQLSENLNQYDKSETGNTTFVKLKNDPRITRFGSFIRKYSIDELPQLFNVLIGDMSLVGNRPLPLYEAEMLTSNEWTMRFLGPAGLTGLWQVSRRGKADMSERERKKLDNFYAQNHSFWLDLKILLKTLPAAVQKEKV from the coding sequence ATGATTCAAACAGAAGCTAATTTATCATCGGCAGCTAATAAATCTATCAAACTGTTACTCTCAGCTCCGTCATTTGCCGGAGAATTGTTGCCGCAGTTGCAGGCTTCTTTCGATGTGCATCTGGAGGCAAACATTGAGGGGGTCGATAATTATTTGAAAGACCAGTCTCTTTATTCCCTTCCCGATGTGATATTACTGGAAGTTGCTGATCCGGCTGCATGCTTTAATTACGTTGGCAAGCTTAAGGAGAATTTACTTCTGCGCGGACTCGTCATCATACTACTTGCGAATAAGCCCGACAAAGCACTACGTGCTCAGGCGATGCAACTTCGCGTGAACGATCTTTATTACGCGCCTATCCCGGTAAAAGATCTGTGTGAACGCATATTTTTCCTGGTTAAGTTTAAGCTGATCAAACCTCAGCTTTCTGACCTCTCCAATATAGATTACACTTATAAGATGCCTTTCCAGAAACGTCTCTTTGATATTGTCGCTTCTGGTTTGGCCCTGCTTATTCTGTCACCCTTGTTGCTTCTTGTCGGAGTTATTGTTGCCCTGGAATCCAAAGGACCGGTTATATTTAAGAGCAAACGCGTGGGTACCGGATATAAGGTTTTTGACTTCTATAAATTCCGTTCTATGCGCCAGGGCGCCAGTGATGAATTGAAGCAGCTCTCGGAAAACCTCAACCAGTATGACAAGTCCGAGACCGGAAATACCACATTTGTTAAACTTAAAAACGACCCGCGCATCACACGGTTCGGTAGTTTTATTCGCAAATACAGTATTGATGAACTGCCCCAGCTTTTCAACGTGCTTATCGGAGATATGTCGCTGGTGGGAAACAGACCCTTGCCATTATATGAAGCAGAAATGTTAACCTCCAATGAATGGACGATGCGGTTCCTGGGACCGGCCGGACTAACCGGTTTATGGCAGGTAAGCAGGAGAGGTAAGGCTGATATGTCAGAGCGGGAACGTAAGAAGTTAGATAACTTTTATGCACAGAACCATTCCTTCTGGTTAGATCTTAAGATCCTGCTAAAAACCCTTCCCGCTGCAGTGCAGAAGGAAAAGGTTTAA